From Primulina tabacum isolate GXHZ01 chromosome 2, ASM2559414v2, whole genome shotgun sequence, one genomic window encodes:
- the LOC142537565 gene encoding uncharacterized protein LOC142537565 encodes MGNINIKGYQTSIKVKHETTNILKMENDLYEVSLRRYDSSPINKRTNPMDNSFASATLRPPVLDGTNYSLWKMMRMEESENILEYDRRLREIANEAFSVGEAISNERLVSKVLRSLPERFNIKICAIDEAKDTSKMALEDLISSLRTFEMNLDMKKKDKGKTIALQASNDSYNELLQISQEVNDSDLCEDSISFITKKFGDYLKRIRDKKKDAQPSKFPSLPAPEKSQKYPAKQQLHPRNEGKGQYNSKRYDSVQCRECKGFGHYANECANRLRKNKGYNVSLSDEESDAEEKSTDEESQTSLTALFTENRWLQVNPLGVALEADYEELTLESVQKLYEELFEDWTKRNKLNSSLMKENVELKAVVAKLEVILSKKDLELGKTKEELQKGKADTSPQPQSNSPIKSSSSKRQPAAPIAKKRKRRDDRKNQKLSRMLPRMLSNTFCNTFHHRPTVRQIWVSKVKTHCKVVYTSLETNTAGHWYFDNGSSRHMIGSRECLTDYVEQKGGKVTYEGGAKGKIVGKGTRSSDNCYQISEELSCKHVQITELDLWHQKLGHANFKTLKNLSKYDAVRGMPNLSSGISYVCGDCQKGKQTRVSHPVLPTSGTTCCLELLHMDLMGPMEVESIGGKAFHTNFQHQKPHSKMALPNARTGLCKKWQGDQLAKFDSKSDKCLFLGYATNSRAYRMFNLRTRTIMESINVVFDDCADLKRKTAKDDVEDLLENPISLENADVAPDVATSGTTCDAEDTESEEPHCNDDTVDDGSSLKDEFWINAMHDELEQFVRNDVWDLVPPPDHARIESVRLLLAVACYMKIKPFQMDVKSTFLNGILSEEVYVRHPKGFEDPHNLDHVYKSKKALYGLKQAPRAWYGRLTEYLLEIGFKRGEVDKTLFIQKSKGEILICQVYVDDIIFGSSSQKHADDFVECMSSIFEMSIVGELNFFLGLQIKQMRDDIFLCQSKYAKNLIKKFANENPKHMKTPIGSSEKLCKEDVAENVDNTLYRSIIGSLLYLTASRPDIMFSVCLCARYQSNPKISHLKAVKRILRYIAGTIELGLWYTHETNSNLVGFSDADWAGDLDDRKSTSGGCFYLGNNLISWHSRKQNCVSLSTAELEYVAVGNACTQLLWMNQMIEDYGLKSESLVVYCDNSSAINISKNPSQKDLKCGHLTLTNMTSKRSKIEKSSDGSVIRRKDGKSYLKEPNEGCAFSELWVLTGDVANICDNTSSASISHA; translated from the exons ATGGGAAATATCAACATCAAaggctatcagacgagcatcaAAGTCAAACATGAGACAACAAACATTCTCAAAATGGAAAATGACCTCTATGAA GTTTCCTTGAGGAGATATGATTCTTCACCTATAAATAAAAG AACTAATCCGATGGACAATTCATTTGCAAGCGCAACACTTCGACCACCAGTTCTAGATGGTACCAATTACAGCCTATGGAAG atgatgaggatggaagAATCTGAGAACATACTTGAGTATGATCGTCGCCTACGAGAAATTGCTAATGAGGCATTCAGTGTTGGAGAAGCTATCTCAAATGAGCGCCTAGTTAGCAAAGTCCTCCGTTCTCTGCCCGAaagattcaacataaaaatttgcgCAATAGATGAGGCTAAGGACACTTCTAAGATGGCATTGGAAGACCTTATCAGTTCATTACGTACTTTCGAGATGAACTTGGACATGAagaagaaggataaagggaagACAATCGCACTCCAAGCTTCAAATGACTCCTATAATGAACTCCTTCAAATATCTCAAGAAGTCAATGATTCTGATCTCTGCGAGGATTCTATCTCCTTTATCACAAAAAAATTTGGTGATTACTTGAAAAGGATCCGAGAtaaaaagaaggatgcacaaccaTCTAAATTTCCTAGCCTTCCTGCACCTGAAAAGTCACAAAAGTACCCTGCCAAGCAACAACTTCATCCAAGGAATGAAGGCAAGGGACAATACAATTCAAAAAGGTATGATTCGGTGCAGTGTAGAGAGTGCAAGGGATTTGGACACTATGCCAATGAATGTGCTAACCGATTGCGAAAAAACAAAGGCTACAATGTGTCTCTAAGCGATGAAGAATCCGATGCTGAGGAGAAATCCACTGATGAAGAAAGTCAAACCTCCTTGACTGCACTATTTACAGAAAATCGCTGGCTGCAGGtgaatcctttaggtgttgccctag AAGCTGATTATGAAGAACTCACTCTTGAGAGTGTGCAAAAGCTTTATGAAGAGCTGTTTGAAgattggaccaaaagaaacaagttgAACTCAAGTCTCATGAAGGAGAACGTTGAACTAAAAGCCGTAGTtgccaaacttgaagtaatttTGAGCAAAAAGGATTTGGAACTTGGTAAGACCaaagaagaacttcaaaag GGAAAAGCTGATACATCTCCACAACCACAATCCAATTCACCAATCAAAAGCTCTTCATCAAAAAGACAACCTGCTGCACCAATCGCTAAGAAACGAAAACGCAG ggatgatcGCAAGAATCAAAAGTTGAGTCGGATGTTGCCCCGAATGTTGTCCAACACTTTCTGCAACACCTTCCACCATCGACCTACAGTAAGACAAATTTGGGTCTCAAAGGTAAAAACTCACTGTAAAGTTGTTTATACCTCGTTAGAAACTAACACTGCAGGTCATTGGTActttgataatggaagctcccgTCACATGATTGGATCACGAGAATGTCTCACCGATTATGTTGAGCAAAAAGGTGGCAAAGTTACATATGAAGGGGGAGCTAagggaaaaattgttggaaagg gtacaaggtcttcGGATAATTGCTATCAAATAAGTGAGGAACTTTCGTGCAAACATGTGCAAATCACCGAACTTGACCTTTGGCATCAAAAACTCGGAcatgcaaatttcaaaaccttgaagaacTTGAGTAAGTACGATGCAGTTAGAGGTATGCCTAATCTTTCATCTGGAATATCATATGTGTGCGGAGATTGTCAAAAGGGAAAACAGACGCGCGTGTCGCACccagtgttgccaacatctgGGACAACATGCTGTCTGGAATTACtgcacatggatcttatgggtcccATGGAAGTAGAAAGCATTGGAG GAAAGGCATTTCACACGAATTTTCAGCACCAAAAACCCCACAGCAAAATGGCATTGCCGAACGCAAGAACAGGACTCTGCAAGAAATGGCAAGG GGATCAACTTGCAAAGTTTGATTCAAAGAGCGACAAGTGTTTGTTTTTGGGCTATGCCACAAATAGTCGAGCTTATCGCATGTTTAATCTAAGAACTAGgactattatggaatccattaatGTGGTGTTTGATGATTGTGCAGATCTCAAGAGGAAAACTGCTAAAGATGACGTTGAAGATCTTCTGGAAAATCCAATCTCACTGGAAAATGCAGATGTTgccccagatgttgcaacatctggcacaacatgtGACGCTGAAGACACTGAATCTGAAGAACCGCATTGCAATGATGATACAGTAGATGATGGATCGT CTTTGaaagatgagttttggattAATGCTATGCATGATGAGCTTGAGCAATTTGTTCGAAATGATGTGTGGGACTTGGTTCCACCTCCTGACCATG CCCGTATTGAGTCAGTCAGACTACTACTAGCCGTTGCATGCTACATGAAAATCAAACCttttcaaatggatgtcaaaagtacatttttaaatggtattttGAGTGAGGAAGTGTATGTTAGACATCCTAAGGGTTTTGAGGAtccacacaatttggatcatgTATACAAGTCGAAGAAGGCACTTTATGGCTTGAAGCAAGCACCACGTGCATGGTATGGGAGATTGACTGAATACCTACTCGAAattggcttcaaacgaggtgaggtagacaaaACTCTTTTTATTCAAAAGTCCAAAGGTGAGATTCTTATTTGTcaagtatatgttgatgatataatctttGGTTCTTCCTCTCAAAAGCATGCTGATGATTTCGTTGAGTGCATGTCATCtatatttgaaatgagcatAGTTGGTGAGCTAAATTTCTTTCTTGGTttgcaaattaaacaaatgcGTGATGACATCTTTTTGTGTCAAAGCAAGTATGCTAAGAATTTGATTAAGAAATTTGCAAATGAAAACCCAAAACACATGAAAACTCCTATCGGATCGAGTGAGAAATTGTGCAAAGAAGATGTTGCCGAAAATGTTGACAACACCTTATATCGTAGCATCATAGGTAGCCTCCTGTATTTgactgccagtcgccctgacATCATGTTTAGTGTTTGCTTATGtgctagatatcaatccaatcCTAAAATTTCTCATTTGAAAGCTGTTAAACGTATTTTACGTTACATAGCAGGAACAATTGAATTAGGATTATGGTATACACACGAAACCAACTCAAACCTGGTAGGATTTTCTGATGCTGATTGGGCTGGGGATTTAGATGATAGAAAAAGCACTTCTGGGGGGTGTTTCTATCTTGGCAATAATCTGATTTCTTGGCATAGTCGAAAACAGAATTGTGTTTCACTCTCCACTGCTGAATTAGAATATGTGGCAGTTGGAAATGCATGCACCCAACTTttatggatgaatcaaatgatagaaGATTATGGGCTTAAAAGTGAATCTTTAGTCGTGTATTGTGATAATTCTAGTGCAattaacatttcaaaaaatcca TCACAGAAAGATTTGAAGTGTGGTCACTTGACTCTAACCAATATGACAAGTAAACgaagtaaaattgaaaaatcaaGTGATGGGTCTGTGATTAGAAGGaaagatggaaaaagctacctaaaagaGCCCAATGAAGGCTGTGcttttagt GAACTGTGGGTGTTGACTGGAGATGTTGCTAACATTTGTGACAACACTTCATCT GCATccataagtcatgcataa